The following coding sequences lie in one Heyndrickxia oleronia genomic window:
- a CDS encoding amino acid permease, giving the protein MNNQELHRGLEERHITLMSLGACIGVGLFLGSAQTIELAGPAILIAYVIAGAMMFIIMRALGEMAIQNPVAGSFSRYAQEYLGPLAGFLTGWNYWFLWVVTCMAEITAVGVYMDLWFPDVPRWIWALAALVIMTLVNLITVKAYGEFEFWFALIKIVAIIAMIVIGLMIILFGFGNGGIATGISNLWKHGGFAPNGIKGILMSLQMVMFAYLGIEMLGVTAGEAKNPEKTISRAVNSVFWRILIFYVGALFVIMSIYPWNEIGTSGSPFVMTFEKIGIRQAAGIINFVVLTAALSSCNSGIFSTGRMLFNLAEQNQAPTSLKKVSKSGVPSLAIVLSAAALLIGVILNYLVPEKVFTWVTSISTFGAIWTWAMILLSQLKYRKNLSAEEKAKIKFKAPFWPYGSYIALAFLIMVVILMGFFPDTRIALIVGPLWLLLLVAVYYGKGMNKQ; this is encoded by the coding sequence ATGAACAATCAAGAACTTCATCGTGGGCTAGAAGAAAGACATATTACCTTAATGTCACTTGGTGCATGTATCGGGGTAGGTTTATTTCTTGGGTCTGCTCAAACTATTGAATTAGCAGGACCTGCAATATTAATTGCATATGTGATTGCAGGTGCGATGATGTTTATCATCATGAGAGCACTTGGAGAAATGGCTATTCAAAATCCAGTAGCAGGTTCCTTCAGCCGTTACGCTCAGGAGTATTTAGGTCCACTAGCTGGATTTTTAACGGGTTGGAATTATTGGTTTTTATGGGTAGTTACTTGTATGGCTGAAATTACAGCTGTGGGTGTATATATGGATCTTTGGTTTCCAGATGTCCCTAGATGGATCTGGGCATTGGCTGCCTTAGTTATAATGACTCTTGTAAACTTAATTACTGTCAAAGCATACGGAGAATTTGAATTTTGGTTCGCTCTAATTAAGATTGTTGCCATTATTGCGATGATCGTTATTGGTTTAATGATTATCTTATTTGGTTTCGGCAATGGTGGAATTGCGACAGGAATTAGTAATCTTTGGAAGCATGGCGGATTTGCTCCAAATGGGATTAAAGGAATTCTAATGTCCTTGCAGATGGTTATGTTTGCCTATCTAGGTATTGAAATGCTTGGGGTAACTGCAGGGGAAGCGAAAAACCCTGAAAAAACAATTTCCCGAGCTGTTAATAGCGTATTTTGGCGTATTCTAATCTTTTATGTAGGGGCATTGTTTGTCATTATGTCCATTTATCCTTGGAATGAAATTGGAACATCTGGCAGCCCGTTTGTTATGACATTTGAAAAAATTGGGATTCGCCAAGCTGCAGGAATAATTAATTTCGTTGTTTTAACAGCTGCATTATCTAGCTGTAATAGTGGGATTTTTAGTACAGGCCGTATGTTATTTAATTTAGCAGAGCAAAATCAGGCACCTACCTCATTGAAAAAAGTAAGTAAAAGTGGTGTACCTTCCTTAGCTATTGTTCTATCAGCGGCTGCATTGCTTATAGGGGTTATTTTAAATTATTTAGTACCTGAAAAGGTATTTACCTGGGTAACAAGTATCTCAACCTTTGGAGCAATATGGACATGGGCAATGATTCTCTTATCCCAGCTTAAGTATAGAAAAAATCTATCTGCAGAAGAAAAAGCGAAGATAAAATTTAAAGCTCCGTTTTGGCCGTACGGATCCTATATTGCCTTAGCCTTTCTTATTATGGTTGTCATACTTATGGGATTCTTCCCTGATACTAGAATAGCACTAATTGTTGGACCATTATGGTTACTCCTATTAGTCGCGGTTTATTACGGAAAAGGAATGAACAAACAATAA
- a CDS encoding alanine/glycine:cation symporter family protein, which yields MKILESMVGGVNTILWSYILIILLIGLGLYFTFRTKFVQFRMIGEMFRLLGEGAKDDKKGVSSFQAFCISTASRVGTGNLAGVAIAITTGGPGAVFWMWLIALIGSASAFVESTLAQIYKVKDGDTFRGGPAYYMEKALNARWMGIFFAILISLTFGLAFNSVQANTITSAFHQSFGINKIVIAIVLALVTAVIIFGGIKRIARVAELMVPVMAGAYILIALFIMVTNITEIPGIFKLIFESAFGIKEIAGGAVGAAMMEGIKRGLFSNEAGMGSAPNAAATADVSHPVKQGLIQSLGVFVDTLVICSSTAFIILLSGLYNSKESDGIVLTQKALETGLGTWASIFLAIIVLLFAFSSVVGNYYYGESNIEFIKNSKLWLNIYRIAVVAMVAFGSLASLDFVWSLADLFMALMAITNLIAIALLGKIAFSALADYKKQKAQGKNPVFYASSIKGLKNVESWEDEPSKGNEEIL from the coding sequence TTGAAAATTTTAGAAAGCATGGTTGGGGGAGTAAATACGATCCTGTGGTCCTATATCCTCATTATATTATTAATAGGACTTGGACTATATTTTACTTTTCGAACGAAATTTGTACAGTTTAGAATGATAGGAGAAATGTTCCGCCTACTAGGTGAGGGGGCAAAGGACGATAAAAAAGGGGTCTCATCCTTTCAAGCATTTTGTATTAGTACCGCCTCACGTGTAGGAACAGGTAACCTTGCAGGTGTTGCAATCGCCATTACAACTGGAGGTCCGGGTGCTGTTTTTTGGATGTGGCTGATTGCTTTGATCGGATCAGCATCAGCATTTGTGGAAAGTACCTTAGCTCAAATTTATAAAGTAAAAGATGGGGATACATTTCGTGGAGGTCCTGCCTATTATATGGAAAAAGCCCTAAATGCTCGATGGATGGGAATTTTCTTTGCGATATTAATTTCACTGACATTTGGACTAGCCTTTAATTCAGTTCAGGCCAATACAATAACTAGTGCATTTCACCAATCTTTTGGAATTAATAAGATTGTCATTGCGATTGTGTTAGCTCTCGTTACTGCTGTGATCATTTTTGGAGGAATTAAACGGATAGCAAGAGTTGCTGAATTAATGGTACCTGTAATGGCAGGAGCATATATTTTAATTGCACTATTTATAATGGTAACTAATATTACAGAAATACCTGGTATATTTAAATTAATTTTTGAAAGTGCTTTTGGAATAAAAGAAATTGCTGGTGGTGCTGTAGGTGCTGCAATGATGGAAGGAATTAAGAGGGGACTATTTTCAAATGAAGCGGGTATGGGGAGTGCGCCGAATGCTGCTGCTACCGCTGATGTCAGTCACCCTGTTAAACAAGGGCTTATTCAGTCACTAGGTGTATTTGTTGATACATTAGTGATTTGTAGCAGTACGGCATTTATTATTTTATTATCAGGATTATATAATTCAAAGGAATCTGATGGTATTGTACTAACTCAAAAGGCGCTAGAAACTGGTCTAGGTACATGGGCTAGTATTTTCTTAGCTATTATTGTTTTATTGTTTGCGTTTAGTTCGGTTGTTGGAAATTATTATTATGGAGAATCGAACATTGAATTTATAAAGAATAGTAAACTATGGTTAAATATTTACCGAATTGCTGTTGTTGCAATGGTTGCCTTTGGTTCTTTAGCTTCGCTAGATTTTGTATGGAGTTTAGCTGATTTGTTTATGGCTCTGATGGCCATAACGAATTTAATTGCTATTGCATTATTAGGTAAAATCGCTTTCTCTGCATTAGCAGATTATAAAAAGCAGAAAGCACAAGGGAAAAATCCTGTATTCTATGCTTCAAGTATTAAAGGATTAAAAAATGTAGAATCATGGGAAGACGAACCTTCAAAAGGAAATGAAGAAATTTTATAG
- a CDS encoding nitroreductase family protein, producing the protein MLKTSEKSLSTVIKERKSVRIYDPEYKISREEIEEILNEAILAPSSSNLQSWRFLVITDQETKRELRQIANNQEQVETSSAVIAVLGDVDAYKNVEKIYRSGFDAGYIDEENMNRIINNTNNTYPYASVEARKNIASFDAGLVSMQLMLIAKSKGYDTVTMGGFDKEKFIQRFNISDRYIPIVLISLGKAAGPAFNTTRMPLEEVAKFI; encoded by the coding sequence ATGTTAAAGACATCTGAGAAAAGTTTATCAACTGTTATTAAAGAACGAAAATCAGTCAGGATATATGATCCAGAGTATAAAATTTCGAGAGAAGAAATAGAAGAGATCCTAAATGAAGCCATTCTTGCGCCTTCTTCAAGTAATCTTCAATCTTGGCGCTTCCTAGTTATTACTGATCAGGAAACAAAAAGAGAATTAAGACAAATTGCCAACAATCAGGAACAAGTAGAAACCTCTTCAGCAGTTATCGCAGTACTAGGTGATGTTGATGCATATAAAAATGTAGAAAAAATATATAGAAGCGGATTCGATGCAGGATATATTGATGAAGAAAATATGAATCGAATTATTAATAATACCAATAATACGTATCCTTATGCATCTGTTGAAGCTAGAAAAAATATTGCTTCATTCGATGCCGGGTTAGTATCTATGCAGTTAATGTTGATAGCAAAGTCAAAAGGATACGATACGGTTACAATGGGAGGATTCGATAAGGAGAAATTTATACAAAGATTTAATATTTCAGATCGCTATATTCCAATTGTTTTAATTTCCTTAGGCAAAGCAGCTGGACCTGCATTTAATACAACAAGAATGCCATTAGAAGAAGTGGCTAAATTCATATAA
- a CDS encoding CBS domain-containing protein, producing MKVKDFMIQDVISVKEDDSIKHLLNTLVENKIGGVPVVNGNGKLVGMISDGDVLRNIQPKDMVVYDYFNLMAYTYQKGNLEKVLSQLKDQPLIKIAKKHGLITVKEDDDMDKALKLLAKHHFKKIPVVDQNQKVVGVISRGDIIRTIQKNILQSL from the coding sequence ATGAAGGTAAAAGACTTCATGATTCAAGATGTAATTTCTGTTAAAGAAGACGACAGCATTAAACATTTACTAAATACTCTTGTCGAAAATAAAATTGGTGGAGTACCAGTTGTAAACGGTAATGGGAAGCTTGTCGGAATGATTAGTGATGGTGATGTGTTAAGAAATATACAACCAAAGGATATGGTGGTCTATGATTATTTTAATTTAATGGCTTACACATATCAAAAAGGAAATCTTGAAAAAGTATTATCACAGTTAAAAGATCAACCTTTAATTAAAATTGCCAAAAAGCATGGCCTTATTACTGTTAAAGAAGATGATGATATGGATAAGGCATTGAAACTGCTAGCTAAACACCATTTCAAAAAAATTCCGGTTGTTGATCAGAACCAGAAAGTTGTCGGAGTCATCAGTCGCGGAGATATTATTCGTACCATTCAAAAAAATATTCTCCAATCTCTATAA
- a CDS encoding DUF2269 family protein, producing the protein MNFYSILVFIHIFSAILGMGPGFILTRIAKLANSMTEIRQAYRIRRDLHIFVMIGGTLLLITGLLMGFIHPYLFKMGWYVTSLVLFLTGLTMGPFVLSPKSKPIKELLESHKGEDVPKEYETLSRELFRYERILNIIFLIIIVLMILKPF; encoded by the coding sequence TTGAATTTTTATTCCATTCTCGTTTTTATACATATTTTTTCTGCAATCCTTGGAATGGGACCTGGATTTATTTTAACTAGAATCGCAAAATTGGCGAATTCGATGACTGAAATAAGGCAAGCTTATAGAATTAGAAGAGATTTGCATATTTTCGTCATGATCGGTGGAACACTACTTTTAATCACTGGATTATTAATGGGGTTCATTCATCCTTATTTGTTTAAAATGGGGTGGTATGTAACAAGCTTGGTATTATTTCTCACTGGACTTACGATGGGTCCCTTTGTCTTATCACCAAAATCTAAGCCGATTAAGGAATTATTGGAATCGCATAAAGGGGAAGATGTTCCTAAGGAATACGAAACTTTATCTAGGGAACTATTTCGTTATGAAAGAATTTTAAATATCATTTTTCTTATTATCATAGTACTGATGATTTTGAAGCCGTTTTAG
- a CDS encoding globin produces the protein MPDPRLQNLYDQIGGEKIEELVNAFYPKVYADPDLSPLFQGDMNEIMRKQRMFLTQFLGGPALYSQEFGPPAMRQRHHPFEITPRRAECWLRCMKEAFEEVGLDSYPVGEFFYNRLKQVAAIMINSTD, from the coding sequence ATGCCGGATCCACGATTACAAAATTTATATGATCAAATTGGTGGAGAAAAGATTGAAGAACTTGTCAATGCATTTTATCCAAAGGTTTATGCCGATCCTGATTTAAGTCCATTGTTTCAAGGCGATATGAATGAAATTATGCGAAAACAGCGGATGTTTTTGACGCAATTTCTTGGTGGACCTGCTCTTTACAGTCAGGAATTTGGACCTCCAGCAATGAGACAGCGCCATCACCCATTTGAAATTACGCCAAGAAGAGCGGAATGCTGGCTTCGATGTATGAAAGAGGCATTTGAAGAGGTTGGCTTAGATTCATATCCAGTTGGTGAATTTTTTTATAATCGCTTGAAACAAGTAGCTGCTATTATGATCAATTCTACAGATTAA
- the ald gene encoding alanine dehydrogenase — MIIGVPKEIKNNENRVAMTPAGVVHLLNAGHKVIIETNAGLGSGFTNEEYKQAGAEIIESASDVWAKSDMIMKVKEPLSSEYNYFRKGLILFTYLHLAAEPELTKALVDSEVIAIAYETVTVNRTLPLLSPMSEVAGRMASQIGAQFLEKTKGGKGILLSGVPGVKRGKVTIIGGGMVGTNAAKIAVGLGADVTIIDLNPERLRQLEDIFGTSVQTLMSNPYNIAEAVKESDLVIGSVLIPGAKAPKLVTEEMVKSMQPGSVIVDVAIDQGGNFETVDHITTHDNPTYEKHGVVHYAVANMPGAVPRTSTIALTNVTIPYAVQIATKGVLKAVNDNPAIKSGVNVANGHVTYEAVAKDLGYDYVTVEEALSKESINA, encoded by the coding sequence ATGATTATCGGTGTTCCAAAGGAAATTAAAAATAATGAAAATCGTGTGGCAATGACCCCTGCAGGTGTTGTCCATTTATTAAATGCTGGACATAAAGTAATTATTGAAACAAATGCTGGTTTAGGTAGCGGTTTTACAAATGAAGAATATAAACAAGCTGGTGCTGAAATAATTGAAAGCGCTTCAGATGTTTGGGCAAAATCTGATATGATCATGAAGGTAAAAGAACCACTTTCATCTGAATACAACTATTTCCGTAAAGGATTAATCTTATTCACATATCTGCATTTAGCTGCAGAGCCGGAGTTAACAAAAGCGTTAGTAGACAGTGAAGTAATTGCTATTGCATATGAAACTGTAACAGTTAATAGAACGCTTCCATTACTTTCTCCAATGAGTGAGGTTGCAGGTCGTATGGCTTCTCAAATTGGTGCACAGTTCCTTGAAAAGACAAAAGGTGGAAAAGGAATTCTATTAAGTGGTGTACCAGGTGTTAAACGTGGAAAAGTAACGATTATCGGTGGTGGTATGGTAGGTACAAATGCTGCGAAGATTGCAGTTGGGTTAGGTGCCGATGTTACAATCATTGATTTAAACCCAGAGCGCTTACGTCAATTAGAGGATATTTTTGGTACAAGTGTTCAAACTCTAATGTCTAATCCGTATAATATTGCGGAAGCTGTTAAAGAATCCGACCTAGTCATCGGTTCCGTATTAATTCCAGGTGCAAAAGCTCCAAAACTTGTAACAGAAGAAATGGTTAAATCTATGCAACCTGGTTCGGTTATCGTTGATGTGGCGATTGATCAAGGTGGAAACTTTGAAACAGTTGATCATATTACAACACATGATAATCCTACTTATGAAAAACATGGTGTTGTCCATTACGCAGTTGCGAATATGCCTGGTGCGGTTCCACGTACATCAACTATTGCGCTTACAAATGTAACCATTCCTTATGCAGTACAAATTGCAACAAAAGGTGTCTTAAAAGCAGTGAACGATAATCCTGCGATTAAATCTGGTGTCAATGTAGCGAATGGTCATGTAACATATGAAGCTGTTGCTAAGGATCTTGGTTATGACTATGTAACTGTAGAAGAAGCACTTTCAAAGGAATCCATTAATGCATAA
- a CDS encoding winged helix-turn-helix transcriptional regulator has product MNESNNDNCLQNKLKSQHICDNFHGAIEFIGRRWMGLIIYNLLNGPKRYYELLEEIPGISDRLLTERLKELENEGLVEKRIITSSPRKVEYLLTEAGKSLEAVLFSLLKWVKDNKKLKS; this is encoded by the coding sequence ATGAATGAATCAAATAACGATAATTGCTTACAAAATAAGTTAAAATCTCAACATATTTGTGATAATTTCCACGGGGCTATAGAATTTATTGGGAGACGTTGGATGGGACTAATCATTTATAACTTATTAAATGGACCAAAGCGCTATTATGAACTTCTTGAGGAAATTCCTGGTATCTCTGATCGTTTACTTACTGAACGTCTTAAAGAATTAGAAAATGAAGGACTTGTGGAAAAAAGAATTATCACCTCTTCTCCAAGAAAAGTCGAATATTTGTTAACAGAAGCCGGGAAAAGCTTAGAAGCAGTACTATTTTCACTATTAAAATGGGTAAAAGACAATAAAAAGCTGAAAAGTTAA
- a CDS encoding PucR family transcriptional regulator, producing MNHSPFLNDDFDSLEGLADKIGEMLNCPITIEDSNHRIIAYSKHEENVDAARIATIVRRRVPENVINTLWKNGVMPKLFESDEPVVIPAIEKVGLGNRIAVSVRKNNEVLGFIWAQTDDEKFGEEKLLLLKEAAKIVKNQLLQHQLKRRKVEEDNQDFFWKLLTGHINKLNDIKREADRFGMKLDGSLAVVIIEFDKEVNQKIEKHSYYLTETLQNVQVVCRVFDENQLIQLIRLDSNEATIKDLKHFIYNFIERINERLQIGKVKGACGLIYQSPQQINKSYQEALKVLELKEQFPQELQNTYSYQELGIYQFLNDLYHIRTKEQYKNSAIEKLKEYDHKHQSNLLKTMKAYLECDNNVQEAAKVLHVHTNTLNYRLKRITEIADMDLKDPNQKITFYLDLKIEEMKSGDL from the coding sequence ATGAATCATTCTCCATTTCTTAACGATGACTTTGATTCTTTAGAGGGTTTGGCAGATAAAATTGGGGAAATGTTAAATTGCCCGATTACAATTGAAGATTCTAATCATCGAATCATTGCTTATAGTAAACATGAGGAAAATGTAGATGCTGCAAGAATAGCCACTATTGTTAGAAGAAGAGTACCAGAAAATGTGATTAATACTCTTTGGAAGAATGGTGTTATGCCGAAGCTATTTGAAAGTGATGAACCGGTAGTTATACCAGCAATTGAGAAAGTAGGATTAGGTAATCGTATTGCTGTTTCTGTCCGCAAAAATAATGAAGTATTAGGGTTTATATGGGCACAAACAGATGATGAGAAATTTGGTGAAGAAAAATTACTCTTGCTTAAAGAAGCAGCGAAAATAGTGAAAAATCAATTGCTCCAACACCAGTTAAAAAGACGAAAAGTAGAGGAAGATAACCAAGACTTCTTTTGGAAGCTATTAACAGGCCATATCAATAAATTAAATGATATAAAGCGCGAGGCAGATCGATTTGGAATGAAGCTTGATGGTAGTTTGGCAGTTGTGATTATTGAATTTGATAAAGAAGTCAATCAAAAGATTGAAAAGCATTCTTATTATTTGACAGAAACTTTACAAAATGTTCAAGTAGTGTGTCGTGTTTTTGATGAGAATCAACTCATTCAATTGATCCGTCTTGATTCAAATGAAGCAACAATAAAGGATTTAAAACATTTTATCTATAACTTTATCGAGCGGATAAATGAAAGACTGCAAATTGGAAAGGTAAAGGGTGCCTGCGGACTAATTTATCAATCACCACAGCAAATTAATAAGAGCTACCAAGAAGCGCTGAAAGTACTGGAGCTTAAGGAGCAATTTCCACAGGAATTACAGAATACTTATAGTTATCAAGAACTTGGTATTTATCAATTTTTAAATGATCTTTATCATATTAGGACGAAAGAACAATATAAAAATTCAGCAATTGAAAAGTTAAAAGAATATGACCATAAGCACCAATCGAATTTATTGAAAACGATGAAGGCATATTTGGAGTGTGATAATAATGTCCAGGAGGCGGCAAAGGTATTACATGTTCATACAAATACACTGAATTATCGCCTGAAAAGGATTACGGAAATTGCAGATATGGATTTAAAAGATCCTAACCAAAAGATTACTTTTTATTTAGATTTAAAAATTGAGGAAATGAAGAGTGGTGATTTGTGA
- a CDS encoding sigma-70 family RNA polymerase sigma factor: protein MNEQEIHALIKKFIQGDRRAFEIIYDQIHQKVYRTVYFLATNKDDVNDLVSEVYIELFKSIERYNFESPFHSWINGLIIRQVNNWNRQSWRKLRLFHRYKELEIQPPNQHLDEMILANEENEELLQWVEHLSFKLKSVIVLRYYHDYTYDEIAGILCIPIGTVKSRHNQAIRKLRQYVERLKKVKGESFHVS, encoded by the coding sequence GTGAATGAACAAGAGATTCATGCTTTGATAAAGAAATTTATTCAGGGGGATAGACGAGCATTTGAAATCATTTATGACCAGATACATCAAAAAGTTTATCGGACGGTCTATTTTTTAGCTACAAATAAAGATGATGTTAATGATTTAGTAAGTGAAGTGTATATTGAGCTGTTTAAATCGATTGAACGGTATAATTTTGAATCACCATTTCATTCATGGATAAATGGGTTAATTATAAGACAAGTAAATAATTGGAATCGACAAAGTTGGAGGAAGTTGAGGCTGTTCCATCGATATAAGGAGCTTGAAATTCAACCACCCAATCAGCATTTAGATGAAATGATTCTTGCAAATGAAGAGAATGAGGAGTTACTTCAATGGGTTGAACATCTTTCTTTTAAACTCAAGTCTGTTATCGTACTAAGATACTATCATGATTATACATATGATGAGATTGCAGGTATTCTTTGTATTCCTATTGGAACTGTAAAATCAAGACATAACCAAGCGATACGGAAATTAAGACAGTATGTCGAACGTTTAAAAAAGGTCAAGGGGGAATCGTTTCATGTTTCTTGA
- a CDS encoding undecaprenyldiphospho-muramoylpentapeptide beta-N-acetylglucosaminyltransferase, translating into MKKKIIVFTGGGSAGHVTPNIAIIKEMDTSHWDINYIGSKQGIEKDLIHHLHLPYYGISSGKLRRYIDFENVKDVFRVVKGCFQARRVLKRLKPNLVFSKGGFVSVPVIIAAKSLKIPIFIHESDMTPGLANKISQRFATKIFTSFAETKKFFPERKTKVIGSPIRKEILMGSAEKGRAFLNFNKQLPILIIMGGSLGAKRINEAIRESLGKLNKAYQIVHLCGKGNIDNKLLDIPGYRQYEYINEELPDILATTDLVITRGGSNAIFEFLALKIPMIIIPLTKEQSRGDQILNAKSFEEKGYSITLLEENLTSVTLSQSLDKLKHNRDQFIKNMNVSGHGDALQVIINEIKKQG; encoded by the coding sequence ATGAAGAAAAAAATAATTGTATTTACTGGTGGAGGATCAGCTGGACATGTAACACCAAATATCGCCATCATAAAAGAAATGGATACATCACATTGGGATATAAACTATATAGGTTCTAAGCAAGGAATCGAAAAAGATTTAATCCATCATTTACATCTTCCTTACTATGGAATTTCTAGCGGGAAATTAAGAAGATATATTGATTTTGAAAACGTAAAAGATGTATTCAGAGTTGTTAAAGGATGCTTTCAGGCTAGACGTGTGTTAAAGAGATTAAAGCCAAATTTAGTTTTTTCTAAAGGTGGGTTTGTTTCTGTACCAGTCATAATTGCAGCTAAATCATTAAAAATTCCTATTTTTATTCATGAAAGTGATATGACACCCGGACTTGCCAATAAAATCTCCCAACGATTTGCAACTAAAATATTTACATCCTTTGCAGAGACGAAAAAATTCTTTCCAGAAAGAAAAACGAAGGTCATCGGCTCACCGATACGAAAAGAAATTTTAATGGGATCTGCTGAAAAAGGCAGAGCATTCCTGAACTTCAACAAACAACTCCCAATCTTAATAATAATGGGGGGAAGCCTAGGGGCAAAAAGAATCAATGAAGCAATAAGGGAATCTCTAGGGAAACTTAACAAAGCCTATCAAATTGTTCATCTTTGCGGAAAAGGAAATATCGATAACAAGTTGCTCGATATTCCCGGATATAGACAATATGAATATATCAATGAAGAATTACCAGACATATTAGCCACAACAGATCTTGTTATTACTAGAGGCGGCTCAAATGCGATCTTTGAATTTTTAGCTTTAAAGATTCCAATGATTATTATTCCTTTAACAAAGGAGCAAAGTCGTGGCGATCAAATATTAAATGCCAAATCATTTGAAGAAAAAGGTTATTCAATTACGCTATTGGAGGAAAATCTAACAAGTGTTACCCTATCTCAGTCATTAGATAAACTAAAACATAATCGTGATCAATTTATTAAGAACATGAATGTAAGCGGACATGGAGATGCGTTACAAGTCATAATTAATGAAATAAAAAAGCAGGGTTGA
- a CDS encoding VOC family protein, with protein sequence MQEKTKAKIESSLTVLLVSDLKKSKDYYQHALGCEVTEFWAVRDDFGLGFKLIQAEDINDVKPNKGTWNTYAYVEDFSSLDALYDEFKSNGAIVNMEPEVSEFDWGAWKEFSIKDPDGYSIGFGAAKK encoded by the coding sequence ATGCAAGAAAAAACAAAAGCAAAAATAGAAAGTTCTCTTACGGTATTACTCGTATCAGATTTAAAAAAATCGAAGGACTATTACCAACATGCACTTGGTTGTGAAGTAACCGAATTTTGGGCTGTTCGAGATGATTTCGGTTTAGGTTTTAAATTAATTCAGGCAGAAGATATTAATGATGTCAAGCCAAATAAGGGAACATGGAATACATATGCTTATGTAGAGGATTTCTCCTCCCTCGATGCTTTGTATGACGAGTTTAAATCAAACGGAGCCATTGTAAACATGGAACCTGAAGTAAGTGAGTTTGATTGGGGTGCATGGAAGGAATTCTCTATTAAAGACCCAGATGGTTATTCCATTGGTTTTGGAGCAGCAAAAAAATAA